In Microvirga sp. 17 mud 1-3, the genomic window CTCGTCGCCGCGGGCGAAGAAGCGTCCGTCGCGGATGGAGGCGGGCGCCACCCAGTGGCCGACGCCGGCCTCATGCAGCCTGTGCCAGGGGAACAGCTCACCCGGGTCGACCTTGCGCCCCGGGGCGACGTCCGAATGGGCGAGCACCCGCGTCGGCGGGATCCGCCAGCGCGAGACGATGTCCCGCGCAAGCGCCGCGACGCTGTCGATCTGGGCGTCGGGGAAGGGTGGCAGGCCACCCGGATGCCCCGGATTGGCGATTTCGATGCCGATGGAGCGGGAGTTGAGGTCCGTCTCGCCGTCCCAGTAGGAGGCGCCCGCATGCCAGGCCCGGCGGGCCTCCGGCACCATCTGGATCACCCGTCCGTCCTCGAACACGAAGTAGTGGGCTGAGACCTGCGAGATCGGATTACAGAGCCATTGCAGGGCCTCGCCCGCATCCGGCATGCCCGTATAGTGCAGGATCAGCATGTCGGGCCGCCGTCCGTCCTTCCGCTCCCCATGGTTCGGCGAAGGAAAGACCTTCGCGGCGACTGTGGTTTCGGGGCGGGGAGGGGGGCTCATCGGTTCACCTGAGCTGTCGTTCGGCCGCGACGCGTTCCCAGGCGGCGTTGATGACCGCGAGCCGCTCGGTCGCGATCTTCACGGCCTCCGGCGGCAGTCCGCGCGCAATTTCCCGGTCGGGGTGGTTCTCGGCCACAAGCTTGCGATAATGGCGGCGCAGGTCTTCGTCGCTCATGGCGCGATCCGCCTTGAGGATGAGATAGGGATCGTCCGCCTGCCGCACATGGCGCGCGGCAATGCGCTGGAAATCCGCGTCCGAGAAGGAGAAAATCGCGGCCACGTCGCGCAAATAGGCGAATTCGGCCTCATGCACGGCGCCGTCCGCCTTGGCGATGTGGAACAGGCCGTCGAGCACGTCTTCCAAAAGGGCGGGCTCGTCCTTGAAGAGGTCGCCGATCTGGCGCGCATAGGCCTCGAAGCCTTCGGGGGTCTGCTTGGCCAGATCGAACAGGCGCTTCACGCGCTCATGCTCCCCGGCCGGAACCTCTACGATCTGCTCGAAGGCCTCGACCTCCCGGTCTACCACCACGCCGTCGGCCTTTGCCATCTTGGCCGCGAGGGCGACCAGGCCCATGGTGAAGACCACATCCCGCGGCGGACGCCCGAAGATCGCCCCCTCGCGGTCAATCAGCATATGACCCGCGACGCCGCCCAGAAGGGCGCCGATCGGCCCCCCCAGAGCGAGGCCGAGGCCCACGCCGCCCAATTTGCCCCAAATCGACTGAATCATCTTGGGATTGGTAAGCGCAAGTCCGGGCAAAAGAAAAGGGGCCGGAACGATCCGGCCCCCTGAATTTCGACCTGGGAAGACGATTAGCGGCAGTAGATGTTGCCGTAGACGTCCTGATACGTGCCATAGGGGCAGGCCGGACGGGAGGGCGTGGTCGCAGCGCCGACCATCGCACCGCCGGCAGCGCCGATGGCTGCGCCCGCAAGAGCGCCACCCGCGCGGCCCGTCGCAGCGCCGCCGATGGCTGCACCCGCGAGACCGCCGATGGCTGCACCGCCGACTGCACGCTCGCCAGGCGTATTGCAGGCTGCCATCGAGAGGGTGAGGGCGCCAGCTGCGATGGCTGTGATGATCTTTTTCATGGAAGCTTCCCTGTCGTTAGCGGGCTGTGGAGCGCCCAGCCCTACTTAGCTTGACCTTACGCTGACGCCAACTCTCGGATGACCAAACAGTTCCTTGGAACAGGAATTATCTGTAGAAAATTCTCACGCGTTAGAGACATGAAGAACTCGCGGAATTTCGCAAGGTTTCCTTGGCTTCTTATTGTCTAGCTTAAGCAAAAATCGAATATCGTTGCGCCTTGTCGTGTCACATCTTCGCCCCATTTCGGCCCCACCGAGCGAATGATCGCAGCCGTATGATCCTGGGGGACCGATATGACTTTGCCGCATCTCATGAGAACGGTCGCGGTTGCATCTCTCGGCATTGCAGTTCTTGCCATAGCGACCCGCGCTCATGCGGAGGGTGGCGAAGGTGCGAGCGTCGTTCCGCCCGAACCGCTCTTTGAGAATCAGGTTGCGGACGCTGCCGTGACAGATTCGGCTCCTGAGGCGGCCAAGGCAGACGACAAGGCGACCACTGCTTCCATCGTGCCGGCGATCCGGATCAGGACGCGGGTGTCCGACGAAGCCCGCGCCGAGACTCTGAAGCCTCTCATCCAGCGTTATGCGGCCGAGCACGAGCTGCCTTATTCCCTTGCGGATGCGGTCGTTCGGGTGGAGAGCCGCTACAATCCCGCTGCCCGCAACGGCCCGAATATGGGGCTGACCCAAATCAATGTCCGCACCGCCCAGGCGCTCGGCTACCAGGGCAATGCGGCCGGCCTTCTCGATGCGGAGACGAACCTGCGCTACGGCCTCAAATATCTTGCGCAGGCCTACAGGCTCGCCGGCGGGGACACCTGCGGCACTATCCTCCGCTACCAATTCGGCCACCGCACCCAAACCATGACCCGCGCGTCGCGCGCCTATTGCGCCAAGGTGAAGGTCATCACGGCGAAGGCCGATTAACGTCGCTTTGTGCCCCCGCAAGGCGTAAGCCGCCCTTGACGAATGGGCGCTGCTTCCCCCACATCCACCGCGTCAGTCGGCCGGGCGGCCGCTCCGCTTGTCGGAGAGGAAAGTCCGGGCTCCATGGAAGTACGGTGCCGGATAACGTCCGGCGGGGGTAACCCTAGGGAAAGTGCCACAGAAAGCAGACCGCCCCGCTCATGCGGGGTAAGGGTGAAAGGGTGCGGTAAGAGCGCACCGCGGACGCAGTAATGCGGACGGCACGGCAAACCCCACCGGGAGCAAAACCGAATAGGGACGACAGGCGTTCGCGCCAGGCCCGTTTCCAGGCTCGTCGTCCGGGTTGGTTGCTTGAGGCGGTCAGCAATGACCGTCCCAGAGGAATGGCCGCCACGTCCGGGGTTCGCGCCCCGGGCCCTACAGAACCCGGCTTACAGGCCGGCTGACAACTTTTCCACAGGGCGAAATTTGGGGAAATCGAGGGCAAACCGTTGCCCCGCTTACGATTCATTAACCCTAAACAATTCTGATGGCGGTTGTCTGCCGACAAGCCTTCGCTCCAGTCCCATTTCGTTGACGCCCATACCCTCCCATGTTATCCCAAATCATCCCGTCGACGATGTCTTCTGAAGGGATGGTCAGGCCCACACAAGGCACTGGCCGCAAGGTTCAGAACGAGGCGTCCACATCGGCGTCGGGGTGCGGTGGATCTCTTCGATCCGCCGGGGGGCTGACAATCAGGAGTGCGCGAGCCGCGGCCCATGAACCGCTTCGTGTCCAATTTCACCAACAAGTTGGATTCGAAGGGTCGGGTCTCGATCCCCGCATCCTTCCGCTCGGTGCTGGCGGCGGATGGGTTCGAGGGGCTCTACGTTCATCCGGCGCTGGATGCGCCGGCATTGGACGCAGGCGGCAACGTGCTCCTGAACGAAATCGATGCGTTTTTGTCGACGCTGTCGCCCTATTCGGACGAGCGGGATCAGCTGTCGACGGCGTTGTTCGGAACCAGCGAAATCCTGAAAGTCGATCCGGAGGGGCGTGTCATCCTGACGGAGACGGTGAAAGTACATGCCGGAATCACGGACGCGGTGACGTTCGTGGGGCTCGGTCACAAGTTCCAGATCTGGGAACCCGAGCGTTTTCGTGCGCATCTGGAGGAGGCGCGCACAAAAATGCGGGACCTGAAAAAGGTTTTAGGCAACCGGGTCATGGAGCAGCGTTCGGTGCAGGACATCTCACCAGGAGTACGGGGGCGATGATGGGACGCGGCGACGGCCCAGGAGCCGGAGCCGCTGGCGGACCGACCCGTCACGTCCCCGTGCTTCTGGCGGAGGTCTGTACAGCGCTGGATGCCGCAAGCAGCGGCACGTATGTCGACGGCACGTTTGGGGCCGGCGGCTATACCCGCGCCATCCTGGATGCGAATTCCAAGAACATCGTTCTTGCCATCGACCGCGATCCCGATGCGATCGCGGGCGGCGAAGCGCTTGTCGCGCGGTACAAGCGTCGGCTCACGCTCGTGCACGGGCGCTTCGGCCAGCTCGACGAGATTGCCCGGGCGCAGGGCCACGAGAGCGTCGACGGTGTCGTGCTCGATATCGGCGTCTCGTCCATGCAGCTCGACGAGGCCGAGCGCGGCTTCTCGTTTCGCGGCGACGGTCCGCTCGACATGCGGATGGAGCGCGAAGGCCCGAGCGCGGCAGATCTCGTAAACGAGTCGTCCGAAGCGGAGCTGGCGGACATCTTCTACCATTACGGCGAGGAACGGCGGTCCCGCGCGGTGGCGCGAGCCATCGTCGAAGCACGCCGCCGGAAGGCCTTCGAGACGACCGGCCAACTTGCGGAACTGGTCGCCTCGCTGATCCGTCAGGAGCCCGGCGGCATTCATCCGGCGACGCGCGTTTTCCAGGGGCTTCGCATTGCGGTCAATGACGAGCTCGGGGAGCTCGTTCGGGCCCTGCACGCGGCGGAGCGCATCCTGAAGCCCGGCGGGCGTCTGGTGGTCGTGACCTTCCATTCCCTCGAAGACCGCATCGTGAAACAATTCTTCGCCACGCGTACAGGGCGCAGCCCAGGCGCATCGCGCCATCTGCCGGGCCTTGCGGCTCCCGAGCCGACATTCGAAGCCATCACCCGGGGCCCGGTGCTGCCTGGCGACGAGGAGACGGCGCGCAATCCGCGTGCGCGTTCGGCGAAGCTGCGTGCCGGATCGCGCACGCAGGCTCCGGCGCAGGAGCCGTTGAGCGCCATCACGATGCTCGCGGAATTGCCGCAGACGGCCGACAAGAGGGGAGGGCGCCGGTGATCCGCCTGCTTCACATCATCGCCATCTCCCTGCTCATTGCGTCGGCAGGGTATGCATACTCGGTCAAGTACGACACGCTGTTCTACGTCGAGCAGGTCGCGAAGCTGAAGAGCAAGGTGCAGCGCGAGCGCGACGCCATCGCGGTGCTCCAGGCCGAGTGGCAATATCTCGACCGTCCCGACCGCCTCCAGGCGGCCGCTGATCAGCATCTCGACCTCCAGCCCCTGAAGATCCAGCAGCTCGCCCGCCTCTCGGATCTGCCGGACAGGCCGGCCCGCGAAGACGAGATCGGCCGCAAGCTGGAGGCCCTTGGGCTGTTCGGGCCGACCTCGACGCCCAAGGACAAGAACGCCGACGCCCGTATCCCGACCACGCAAACCCCGAGACGGTAAAGCCCGTGCTGCAAAAGTTCGATCCGGATCTGATCGGCCAGAACGCCGCACCCCGGCGCGGCGTTCTGGCCCATATGCGTGAACTCTTCCGCCTTCGCGTGGACAAGAGCACCACGCGCGTCGGTTTCACGGCGCTCTGCTTCGCGAGTTTGTTCTGCGTCATCGGCGGGCGCCTCGTCTACCTCGCCATGACGAGCGACGCATCGAGCGAGGTGCGCCGCGCTACCTCCCTCGAAATTTCCGCTGCGCGTCCGGATATCGTCGACCGCAACGGCAATATCCTCGCGACGGACGTGAAGATGGTGTCGGTCTTCGCGGAGCCGCGCAACATCATCGACAAGGACGAGGCCGTCGAGCTGTTGACGGCGGTCCTGCCCGATCTCGACGCTACGGATCTGCGCAACAAGCTCGGAACCAAGAAAGGCTTCGTCTGGGTCAAGCGCGAGATCACGCCGCGCCAGCAGGCGGAGGTGCATCGCCTCGGCATCCCGGGCATCGGCTTCCTGCCGGAGAACAAGCGCGTCTATCCGAACGCGGAGGCGGCCGCTCACGTGCTCGGCTTCGCGAACGTCGACAACGTCGGCATCGCGGGCATCGAAAAATACATCGACAGCCAGGGCCTTCAGGATCTCAACGGCGCGGGCTTCGCCATCTCGGCCGCGGACCTCAAGCCGGTGCAGCTCTCCCTCGACCTGCGGGTGCAGCATGCTTTGCGCGACGAGCTCGCCAAGGGCATGGCGAAGTTCAAGGCCAAGGCCACGGCCGGCGCCATCATGGATGTGAACACGGGCGAGATCATCGCCCTCGTGTCGCTGCCCGATTTCGACCCGAACAACCCCGTCGACGCGCTGGAGGCGGACCGGATCAACCGCGTCAATGTTGGCGTGTTCGAGATGGGTTCCACTTTCAAGGCCCTGACGGTCGCGATGGCGCTCGACTCCGGCAAGTACAACATCAACTCGACCCTCGATGCGCGCTCGGGCCTTCGCTACGGCAAGTTCACCATCGGCGATTACCACGCCACGCGTCGCGTGCTGACGGTGCCCGAGGTCTTCATCCACTCGTCGAACATCGGCACTGCCCGCATGGCCCTCGGCATCGGCGTCGAGGGGCACAAGGCGTTCCTGCGCAAGATGGGCCAGCTCTCGCGGCTCAAGACGGAGCTGCCGGAATCCGCCGAGCCGATCATTCCGCCCCGGTGGGGCGAACTCAACACCATGACGATCGCGTTCGGTCACGGCCTCGCGGTGGCGCCGCTCCAGGCGCTGATGGCCGTGGGTGCGCTGGTAAACGGCGGCATGCTGATCACGCCCACCTTCCTCAAGCGTGACGAGGCGGCGGCGCGCCAGAACGCCCTGCAGGTTCTCAAGCCCGAGACCAGCGAGGCGTTGCGCTACGTGATGCGTCTCAATGCGTCGAACCCGGCGGGCTCCGCCTCCTCGGCGGCCATCGCGGGCTTCTACGTGGGCGGCAAGACCGGCACGGCCGAGAAGGTCATCAACGGCCGCTATTCGAAGAACAAGAACTTCACCACCTTCACGGCCATCGTGCCCTCGGACAAGCCGAAATACGTCTTCCTGACGATCATGGATGAGCCTCAGGCAGTGGAAGGCACTTATGGCTTCTCCACGGCAGGGTGGAACGCCGGCCCGGTGACCGGAAACATCATCGAGCGCGTGGCGCCGTTGCTCGGCGTGCCGCCGCGCTTCGAGCCGCCGGTCAATCCCTTCCCGCTCATGACGCGCCTCGGCGCCTGGGGCACCAAATGACGAAACCGACGACCCTCGGCGATCTTCAGCCTGAAGCGCAAGCCGGTGAGGCAGCCGCGCGTCCCGTCTCCGGAATCGCGTCCGACAGCCGGAAGGTGAAGCAGGGTTTTGTTTTCTTCGCCGTGCCGGGCACGAAGGCGGACGGGATGAGCTTCGTCCCCCAGGCCGCAGCCGCAGGCGCCGTTGCCGTCGTCGGCGAGGCGGAGCGGCCCGCGGACCTGCCGGCAGATATCGCCTTCCTGCGCGTACCTGACGTGCGCCGCGCCCTGTCGACGGCCGCCTCCCGTTTCTTCCCGCTGCAGCCCGAAAAGATCGTCGCTGTCACCGGGACGAGCGGCAAGAGCTCGGTCGCCGATTTCGTTCGCCAGCTTTTCGCCGTGCTCGGGCACAAATCCGCGAGCCTCGGCACCCTCGGGGTCATCACGTCGGACGGTGCCGCCTACGGCTCGCTGACCACGCCGGACCCGATCTCGCTCCACGAGACCCTCGACCGGCTGGCACGGGACGGGGTCACGCGGCTCGCCATGGAGGCGTCCTCCCACGGCATCGACCAGAGGCGGCTCGACGGGGTTCGCCTGGATGCGGCCGGCTTCACCAATCTCGGCCGCGATCACCTCGATTATCACGGCACGACGGAGGCCTATGCGGCCGCGAAACTGCGCCTCTTCGATACGCTTCTTCAGCCCGCTGGGCCGGCCATTGTCAACGCGGACGGGCCCTTCGCGGACGTGTTCATGGAGGGCATCCGACGCGCCGGGCGGACGCTCCTGACGACGGGTTCCGCCGGCACGACCCTGCGCCTCGTCGCATCGGAGACGGAAGGCTTCGACCAGAGCCTCACCGTGGAGGCCTTCGGCCGGACCTGGCGGACGCGGCTTCCGCTCCTCGGGCGCTTCCAGATCGAGAACGCCCTCGTGGCGGCCGGTCTCGTCCTCGCGGTCGAGGGTGAGGACAAGGCCGGGGCGGTGCTGGAAGGGTTTGCCCGCCTCAAGGGCGTCCCGGGCCGCCTGGAGCGGGTCGGCGAAGTCGATGGTGCCCTGTGCATCGTGGATTATGCCCACAAGCCGGATGCGCTCGCCCATGTGCTCGATGCCCTGCGGCCCTTCACGAAGGGGCGGCTCGTCTGCATCGTCGGATGCGGCGGCGACCGGGACCGGGGAAAGCGGCCCCTGATGGGTCGCATCGCGATCGAGAAGGCCGATGCGGTCATCGTTACGGACGATAATCCTCGCTCGGAGGATCCGGCGGCGATCCGCGCCGAGGTCATGCAGGGCGCGCCCGGCGCAACCGAGATCGGCGACCGGGCCGAGGCCATCCGAACGGCCGTAAGGGGCCTTCAAAGCGGCGATGTGCTGGTCGTGGCGGGCAAAGGCCATGAAACGGGCCAAATCATCGGCGACCGGACCCTGCCGTTCTCGGACCACGACGAAGTCCGGGCGGCCATTGCGGAGAGGCAGGGATGACCACCCCCTTATGGACCCTTGAGGAAATCGCCACGGTGACCGGCGGTCGGATCGGCGCGGGCGTCGTGCCGGCCTCCGGCGCCTCCATCGACACGCGCACTCTTGCGCCGGGCGATCTCTATTTCGCCATCAGAGGCGACGTGCATGACGGGCACGATTTCGTGCCGGCCGCCCTGGAAAAGGGCGCCTCTGCGGCCGTGGTGTCCGACGAGAAGGCTGCCGCCTTCAAGGATTCCGGCCGGCTTGTGGTGGTGCCGGACGTGCTGGAGGCCATGCGCCGCCTTGGGCGCGCCGCTCGTGCGCGCAGCCAAGCCAAGATTGTCGCCATCACAGGATCGGTCGGCAAGACCGGGACCAAGGAGGCCCTGCGCCTCGCCCTCGCCCGGCAGGGCGCGACCCATGCGTCGGTCGCCTCCTACAACAACCATTGGGGCGTCCCGCTGACGCTCGCCCGGATGCCGCGCGAGAGCGAATTCGGCGTCTTCGAGATCGGCATGAACCATGCGGAGGAAATTCTTCCGCTGACCGCCATGGTGCGCCCCCACGTGGCGGTCGTCACCACGATCGAGCCTGTCCATATCGAGTTCTTCCGCTCCATCTGGGGTATCGCCGACGCCAAGGGCGAGATCTTCTCAGGACTAGAGCCCGGCGGGACGGCGGTCCTGAACCGGGACAATCCTTATTTCGAGCGCCTGCGCGCCCATGCGCTCGCGTCTCCGGCCGGGCGCATCCTCACCTTCGGCGAGACCGAGGGGGCGGATATCCGGGCCGAACGGATCGTCGTGAAGCCCGATCTCTCGGTCGTCGAGGCGCGGGTCTTCGGCCAGCCTCTGACCTATCGGATCGGGATGCCGGG contains:
- a CDS encoding transglycosylase SLT domain-containing protein yields the protein MTLPHLMRTVAVASLGIAVLAIATRAHAEGGEGASVVPPEPLFENQVADAAVTDSAPEAAKADDKATTASIVPAIRIRTRVSDEARAETLKPLIQRYAAEHELPYSLADAVVRVESRYNPAARNGPNMGLTQINVRTAQALGYQGNAAGLLDAETNLRYGLKYLAQAYRLAGGDTCGTILRYQFGHRTQTMTRASRAYCAKVKVITAKAD
- a CDS encoding glycine zipper domain-containing protein; this translates as MKKIITAIAAGALTLSMAACNTPGERAVGGAAIGGLAGAAIGGAATGRAGGALAGAAIGAAGGAMVGAATTPSRPACPYGTYQDVYGNIYCR
- a CDS encoding penicillin-binding protein 2; amino-acid sequence: MRELFRLRVDKSTTRVGFTALCFASLFCVIGGRLVYLAMTSDASSEVRRATSLEISAARPDIVDRNGNILATDVKMVSVFAEPRNIIDKDEAVELLTAVLPDLDATDLRNKLGTKKGFVWVKREITPRQQAEVHRLGIPGIGFLPENKRVYPNAEAAAHVLGFANVDNVGIAGIEKYIDSQGLQDLNGAGFAISAADLKPVQLSLDLRVQHALRDELAKGMAKFKAKATAGAIMDVNTGEIIALVSLPDFDPNNPVDALEADRINRVNVGVFEMGSTFKALTVAMALDSGKYNINSTLDARSGLRYGKFTIGDYHATRRVLTVPEVFIHSSNIGTARMALGIGVEGHKAFLRKMGQLSRLKTELPESAEPIIPPRWGELNTMTIAFGHGLAVAPLQALMAVGALVNGGMLITPTFLKRDEAAARQNALQVLKPETSEALRYVMRLNASNPAGSASSAAIAGFYVGGKTGTAEKVINGRYSKNKNFTTFTAIVPSDKPKYVFLTIMDEPQAVEGTYGFSTAGWNAGPVTGNIIERVAPLLGVPPRFEPPVNPFPLMTRLGAWGTK
- the mraZ gene encoding division/cell wall cluster transcriptional repressor MraZ yields the protein MNRFVSNFTNKLDSKGRVSIPASFRSVLAADGFEGLYVHPALDAPALDAGGNVLLNEIDAFLSTLSPYSDERDQLSTALFGTSEILKVDPEGRVILTETVKVHAGITDAVTFVGLGHKFQIWEPERFRAHLEEARTKMRDLKKVLGNRVMEQRSVQDISPGVRGR
- the rsmH gene encoding 16S rRNA (cytosine(1402)-N(4))-methyltransferase RsmH, which codes for MMGRGDGPGAGAAGGPTRHVPVLLAEVCTALDAASSGTYVDGTFGAGGYTRAILDANSKNIVLAIDRDPDAIAGGEALVARYKRRLTLVHGRFGQLDEIARAQGHESVDGVVLDIGVSSMQLDEAERGFSFRGDGPLDMRMEREGPSAADLVNESSEAELADIFYHYGEERRSRAVARAIVEARRRKAFETTGQLAELVASLIRQEPGGIHPATRVFQGLRIAVNDELGELVRALHAAERILKPGGRLVVVTFHSLEDRIVKQFFATRTGRSPGASRHLPGLAAPEPTFEAITRGPVLPGDEETARNPRARSAKLRAGSRTQAPAQEPLSAITMLAELPQTADKRGGRR
- a CDS encoding UDP-N-acetylmuramoylalanyl-D-glutamyl-2,6-diaminopimelate--D-alanyl-D-alanine ligase; its protein translation is MTTPLWTLEEIATVTGGRIGAGVVPASGASIDTRTLAPGDLYFAIRGDVHDGHDFVPAALEKGASAAVVSDEKAAAFKDSGRLVVVPDVLEAMRRLGRAARARSQAKIVAITGSVGKTGTKEALRLALARQGATHASVASYNNHWGVPLTLARMPRESEFGVFEIGMNHAEEILPLTAMVRPHVAVVTTIEPVHIEFFRSIWGIADAKGEIFSGLEPGGTAVLNRDNPYFERLRAHALASPAGRILTFGETEGADIRAERIVVKPDLSVVEARVFGQPLTYRIGMPGRHIALNSLSVLAAAHALGADLALTALAFSDLKPPVGRGERTMLSLRDGEALLIDESYNANPASMRAALANLGAVELARHGRRIAVLGDMKELGEEGPALHEGLVEAVEAGRVDRLYAAGALMGHLVEKLPKAKVIAHAPSSTELVEAVCADLRPGDAVMVKGSLSMKMALVVKALKERYGAGQTSQALKG
- a CDS encoding N-acetylmuramoyl-L-alanine amidase, which translates into the protein MSPPPRPETTVAAKVFPSPNHGERKDGRRPDMLILHYTGMPDAGEALQWLCNPISQVSAHYFVFEDGRVIQMVPEARRAWHAGASYWDGETDLNSRSIGIEIANPGHPGGLPPFPDAQIDSVAALARDIVSRWRIPPTRVLAHSDVAPGRKVDPGELFPWHRLHEAGVGHWVAPASIRDGRFFARGDEGMPIEALQAMLTMYGYGLKISGVFDENTEKVVAAFQRHFRPERVDGVADASTITTLRDLIATRPQSVA
- a CDS encoding TerB family tellurite resistance protein, whose product is MIQSIWGKLGGVGLGLALGGPIGALLGGVAGHMLIDREGAIFGRPPRDVVFTMGLVALAAKMAKADGVVVDREVEAFEQIVEVPAGEHERVKRLFDLAKQTPEGFEAYARQIGDLFKDEPALLEDVLDGLFHIAKADGAVHEAEFAYLRDVAAIFSFSDADFQRIAARHVRQADDPYLILKADRAMSDEDLRRHYRKLVAENHPDREIARGLPPEAVKIATERLAVINAAWERVAAERQLR
- a CDS encoding UDP-N-acetylmuramoyl-L-alanyl-D-glutamate--2,6-diaminopimelate ligase, with the translated sequence MTKPTTLGDLQPEAQAGEAAARPVSGIASDSRKVKQGFVFFAVPGTKADGMSFVPQAAAAGAVAVVGEAERPADLPADIAFLRVPDVRRALSTAASRFFPLQPEKIVAVTGTSGKSSVADFVRQLFAVLGHKSASLGTLGVITSDGAAYGSLTTPDPISLHETLDRLARDGVTRLAMEASSHGIDQRRLDGVRLDAAGFTNLGRDHLDYHGTTEAYAAAKLRLFDTLLQPAGPAIVNADGPFADVFMEGIRRAGRTLLTTGSAGTTLRLVASETEGFDQSLTVEAFGRTWRTRLPLLGRFQIENALVAAGLVLAVEGEDKAGAVLEGFARLKGVPGRLERVGEVDGALCIVDYAHKPDALAHVLDALRPFTKGRLVCIVGCGGDRDRGKRPLMGRIAIEKADAVIVTDDNPRSEDPAAIRAEVMQGAPGATEIGDRAEAIRTAVRGLQSGDVLVVAGKGHETGQIIGDRTLPFSDHDEVRAAIAERQG